The region CTCTCCAGAAACAAGTGGACCACTTGAATAAGCTcctggaggaggaagacagCAACCTGCAGGAGGAAAATAGCACCCTGCGGGAAGAAAACTGCAAACTGCAGGATGAACTGCTCGTCCAAACGGGGTCCCTCCAGAGACAAGTGGAGAAAACTACGCTGCTTCAGGAGAAAAATAGCACCCTGCAGGGGGAAAACCTCTTCTTTGCGGACAAATACCGCATCCTTCAGAAGAAAGACAGCGACCTGCAAGATGAAGTGAGGGATCTCAAAGTGGCCCACAAAAACAGCCTAAAAGAGCTCCAAGCTGAGCAGGCGGTCAATCAGGGCCTCCGAACTGAACTCGAGGTTGTCCGCGACTTTCACGCTGTGGAGCTGAAGAAGCTTACCACCGAGCTGGAGGAAAGCAAGATCCAAACCGAGGCGCTCCAGAAACAAGTGGACAACTTGAATAAACTCCTGGAGGAGAAAGACAGCACCCTACAGGAGGAAAATAGCACCCTGCAGGAGAAAAACCGCACCCTGAAGGATGATGTGCTCGTTAAAACGGGGTTCATCCAGAAACAAGTGAAGAAAACTGCACTTGTTCAGGAGGAATTGAGAAGCACCCTGCAGGAGGCAATCCGCACCTTGCAGGAGAAAAACCGCACCCTGCAGGATGATGTGCTCGTCCAAACGGGGTCCCTCCAAAAAGAAGTGGAGAAAACTGCGCTGCTTCAGGATGAAAATAAGACCCTGCAGGACGAAAACCGCACCCTGAAGGATGATGTACTCGTTAAAACGGGGTTCATCCAGAAACAAGTGGACAACTTGAATAAACTCCTGGAGGAGAAAGACAGCACCCTACAGGAGGAAAATAGCACCCTACAGGAGGAAAATAGCACCCTGAAGGATGATGTGCTCGTTAAAACGGGGTTCATCCAGAAACAAATGAAGAAAACTGCACTTGTTCAGGAGGAAATGAGAAGCACCCTGCAGGAGGCAATCCGCAGCTTGCAGGAGAAAAATCGCGCCCTGCAGGATGATGTGCTCGTCCAATCGGGGACCCTCCAGAAACAAGTGGAGAAAACTACGCTGCTTCAGGAGCAAAATAACACCCTGCAGAACGAAAACCACATCCTTCAGAAGGAAAACCGCACCCTGCAGGATGAAGTGACGGATCTCAAAGTGACTCACAAAACCAGCCTAAAAAAGGTCCAAGTTGAGGAAGAGGTCAATCAGGGCCTCCAAACTGAACCGGAGGACCTCAACGACTTTCACGACGTGAACGTGAAGATGCTTACGGCCGAGCAGCAGAAAAGCCAGACCCAACAGAGTCTCCCCAGAACAAATTGGAAAACTTGGATGAAGtccttcagaaaaaaaaaaaagtagcaacCGGccaaataagagaagaaagcaGAAGGGAACAGGACGCCGTCCCTAAATGAAACCACATTTTGACTAAtgctatatatatttaaaatatatatatatatagcattagTCAAAATGTGGTTTcatgtgcatatatatatgtacatagtgtaatatgcatatatatatgtatagtgtaatgtgtatatatgtatatagtgtaATATGCATGGAGTgcaatgtgtgtatatatatgtatatagtgtaatatgcatatatatatatatatacaaaaaaataattaattaattaattaaataaaaaaaataaaaaaataataaaatactaatcatcatcatcatttgaaGTTCAATAAGTCCTCGGACCTAAATACATCGACACAAGACATATGAAATAGGGTtgacaaagttaacatgataattaacgcgttagcgcaaattcgttaatttcttttacgcattaacacaagtttatatttttaagttgaagcaggctcagttttaaagctagaatgaagatacaaATATTActaagaggttaaataacactccaaacctgcatttaattttggcgaggaaaaactgtcatgtccattttcaaaggggtcccttgacctctgacctccagatatatgaatgaaaatgggttctatgggtacccaggagtctcccctttacagacatgcccactttatgataatcacatgcagtttggggcaagtcatagtcaagtcaataaatgtgttattttttcctattctaaaatggtatatttgaatatttctgcatactggggtccttaaacagtctGGAATTACATagattgggtatcactgtaaagctgagattcttgtggatccaatgagcccaactgtattcatgtgtgatgatgtcctcatagtagccatttcattgtagtgagaccattttttgaaacttcctcactgtataaaatgacctgtggtgacctctaggataatcacagcctcatgaaactttataaccacaaactagagacttagagcattcagaggatggatggctttcctacctagattgacaataaggtttTTTTCACGCCATCCaattgctgaaaaatgcaagtcttgcagaaatctccaaatgtcaaaggtttttgatatcaaatcacagcatggctttttctatggtgttcctcaaggtcttggtgtcttaatgtggtattttggagggattatttatcatttttatcaattttttttaaatttagcaccaaatctgtgtaacaaatggtatcaacccaaaaattgctgcagcaacttatgagacataatagagcatggggatgaccatcatatacttctatcatcattttctaaacccttatacactttcactgtttattttaaacaatgaatttattaattcatgtttatttctgattcatgactagaacaacttgacacacagtgctgagcatctcaaattaatgttcaggtttccagctttcagatgatgtacaccacttctatgtgacatctactgttgacctgctatctccccctaaagacgccctaaaaaagataaaaacgggtctattgtgggtctcagagggttaatcaaggaaacattacatttaatctTGATTTACTTCTTCAGCAATGAGTAAGTCACCCTGCCTAGAGAACATGAGCTAAATGGTTCATATGGATGACAGCAGGGTATTTCAAGTGTATCAACAGCGCCCTCTTCAGGCCGCAGAGTGAAGGTGATGTGAGGTAAGTGTACTCAGCAGACCTCGGGTCAAAAGCGTCATCCTCCGGCTGAAGATTTTAAGGGCAGAGCCTGCGTGCTTCAACCAAAATACACACATCCTGCCCCTCaggtcctccagcagcagcagtttgtggTTCTCTATGTGGGACAGATGGCCCACACAAAGGTTGCAAATTGTTAGCGGCATTATTTGTTTATCTGCATCATGTATGCATCTGCACGCAGGAGGGTTTAAATCTGAGGCTCGCTGCGTTTCTCCATATGGTTGTTGTGTAACAATCCCTTGGTTTGTTTTCATTACCGCTCCGACAAGAATATCATCGGGCATCATGCCAAAGCCGAAACATGAGTCAGCCCAACGTATGGAGGCATGAGTGTGTGGGAAGctttttggcatctttgggaACCAAATTCAGGCTTTAAACCAGCTGAATGGCGTCAGAGGAATAGTTCAGATGTTTTTAAGTGTGGTTgcatgaggtacttctccatagtcagtgtattacctacagtagatggagtttagagaaacagacagaagtacTGTGGAGGACGGAACAtgccaaattaaaaaattaatgaataaatacagactaaatacataattgtcattaaatgtagctaaaataatatcaaaatgaaatgtagccattaattaaatgataaaatgtgacatagattgatatttctgttttaattagcttctgtttaattttcccttttatttatttatttatttatttttcttatttttaaatgtatttatttattcaggtatttatttttgcatgatttACCCgttgcatttcaccctttatttaattaataaaataataatagtaaataaaataaataaatgcaaaataaataaataaaagggaaattgaaacagaagagtaaagaaataaGGGGATTAATACAAAGCtaaattaacaattaacaattctattttattttatttatttatcaaattcattaatggctacatttatttcttaatattgtttttgctacatttaatgagatatttatttatttatcgagtcatttatttatttttggcaggtttagacacctaaaaatatctatatcagtttaagtgtacgctatatttagaatattttcaccgctttacttcgctgtcagacagtcctttctgacggggaactgaagctgttatctatgctctcttcaaagccaccagactccattgacaaaaacagtaattttaactctcagaacacaggagttgctggtgtacCGCTGCCtctgattttggcaggttccatcctccatactgAACAGTTTCAAAGAATAATTGACATCACTATGAAGCGTTGACTCACCAGCATGCAGATGTCCATGGGTAGGTAGACTTTCCGTCTGCTGCTGTGATAAGGAGTCGCTCTCAAACACGTCACGATTCCCTGAGCTTTACCGATGTGACTCGCTGCGTGGTCGGCATGGACGTTTTTCAACcctgcaaacaaaaaaaacatttttaaagactTATTTTAACTGACTGAATTATTCTGATGGAACCTggttataaaataataacactttCTCATTAAGTCTCTGAAGACTGAAGACCAAACCCTGAACTTTATCCTAACCTACTAACCAACTATCAATATTAAGGGTGCAGTAAATGGCCAACCTAACCACAGAGAGGTTCCTGCTAGCAGCAGCCTCACCTGACCTGACCTTACCTAAACACTCCAGCAGCAGGTACAGTAAGGAGGACTGTGTGTTCTCTGAATACTTCTCCAGCTCCTGCAGGTTTCTATAGGCTCGATCATCCAGATCCTTTTCCTGGTGAAACACACAGTTTTGACGATTTTTACGCTAAAAAATGGTAACTTGTTAGTTTACAGAGCTAGTCTTCATAGAAAGAAAGGCATTGTCCACTTTAAACGAGACACTGCCTACTTGTGATCGCCACAGGTTGCATGTGTCTATGAACTGTGAACAGCTCGACTAACATGGAAGacgaaattaaaaataaatgaataaaaaaataaaatcactcaataaataaataaatatgtcattaaatgtagcaaaaattatattaaagataaatgtagccattaattaattgataaattgtgacataaattgatatttctgttttaatttgagttgttctttatttatttatctttgtattatttcccttatttatttactcatcgggttaattttcccttttatttatttatttttaaaatgtatttatttatttttgaatttatttatctgtatttatcattattttagttttgtattttaattatatatttaatttatctatttatgtaataaataaggggtgaaatgcaaagtgaaaatcttgcataaataaataaataaatacatacatacatttaaaaataaatatagaataaatacaaaataaatgcaaaaataaataaataaatttaaacaataataaaaatcaatacctaaataaataaaagggaaaaataaacagaatagtaaataaacaagggaattaatacaaagaccaagaaataaaaaatctaattaaacagaaatatcaatttatgtcaaattttattaattaattaatggctacttttatttgtaatatcatttttgctacatttaatgacatatttatttattttttatgtatttattgattgatttatcaatcaaataaggggtgaaatgcaaagggaaaatcatgcagaaataaataaattaaaaatacaaataaaataaataaataaatgcaaaaaaaataataaaatgaatacataaataaataacagggaaaattaaacagaagagtaaataaataaaggaattaatacaaagataaataaataaagaagcaaattaacatcaatttatgtcaaattatatcaattgattaatggcaatatttatttttttatattatctttgctacatttactgacatttatttattgagtaatttatttatttattcatttatttttttattttggcaggttccgtcttcCATAAACTAATGGGGGAAGACGTCCAGTGAAACAATCCAGTATTTCATGAGAAAATATTTTAGGAGCACAGTCATCAGTAACCcagcaatgaaaaaaaataaataatgtaaaatatatgcAAGCAAAGGTGCTGATTTTTACAAACATGTGTCAGCTCTTGTCAGGATTACTAAATGTAGCAGCAAGAAGCTGATCATCTAAATGTGATGATTTCTGTCTTACTCTCTCTGTTATGATCCTCAGCAGCCATCTCTTTGTCAGGTAATGTTTCCTCACCACCTGAAAAACATCATCCACACTATTAGTTAGCTGCTTAAAATACTACTCAGTAATGACAACATCCTAACAATCTTTGCTTGTGTTAGTAGATATAGAGGATAGAACCTGTCTTaatcaaaaaatgaatgaataaataaataaataaataaataaatgactcaatatataaatacaattgtcattaaatgtagcaaaaatagtattaaaaataaatgtagccattaatcaattgatcaaatgtgacataaattgatatttctgtattaatttgcttctttattcatttctttgaattaattttccttatttatttactcttctgtttatttttccctttcctttatttatttatatatttattttaaaatgtatttatctattttattatttgtagttattaaattattattttatttttattattttgattgttatttatttatgtatttattcattaaataaGAGGTGAAAtgaaaaagggaaaatcatacagaaataaataaatgcataaatacataaataaatacatataaaaataaatattaaataaataaatgcaaaaataaataaatacatatacaaatttataaaaaaatatatatatataatatgtattatatatataacaattacataaataaataaaagggaagattaaacaagataaaataaataagggaattaatacaaagacaaataaagaagcaaattaaaacagaaatatcaatttatgtcaaattttatcaattaattaatggctacatttatttttgctacatttaatggcatatttttttactcattgagtcatttatttatttactaatttatttcttattttggcaggttccgtcctccataagtAGGTTTTTGTCAGTTCCGCCAGATTACCTTTgaaagtaaatatttaattaacTTTGATTAGATTGAATGTTCTGCTGTCTGCAGAAtgactgatattgatatttgatatttacCCTCCACAGTTCGGCGCTGATTGGCTGGTTAGGCGGGTCGTCTCTGTAGATTTCCTCTATGGCCGTCTTCCAGAACTGCATTCGCATCAAACCAATGGTCTTCTGGGAAACGGAGTCCTTCACCTTTTGAAGGAACAAATATAGGACAGAAATTAAACACTATATCTATATGTTTTTAATCCCAGACTTTTCTTATAGCAGTAAccgtagtaatagtagcagcagtaacagtagtagtagtagtagtagagtaaTAACAGCAGTATTATCAGTAATCATTCGTCATCCAGCCTGGCTGTAGGACTACCTGCCTGTGCCAGCTCCACATTAAAGGCTCTCAGAGCCAAAGAGGAGCGTCGCGCCTCctctgggaggaggagggaggacacAAAGCCGTCATAGTCTCTGGACCTGAGGAAGAGGACACGGAGGTCACACTGAGGAGATGCAGTTGATAACATTCTTCTAAAGTTCAACttaattctttattttaaaGCCTTTTCCATAACTTCATATCATCGTCATTACTTTGCCAGTTTTGCTATTACTTCAGAGGCAGTGAGTGTAAGTTAGTGGGCAAGTacaatatttttcaaacaaaaaaaaggtagagaaatttacatttgtttgatTCTTGCATATGGAGGACAGAATCttccaaaattaaaaataaatgaataaataaattactcaataaataaatatatatgtcatTAATTGCAGcaaaagtaatattaaaaagaaatataaattgatatttctgttttaatttgagttgttctttatttatttatctttgtattaattcccttatttatttactcttctgtgtaattttcaattttgtaaatttttctatttatttatttatttttacatttatttatttatttttatgtacatgtattattattttatttattcatttattaaataaggggtgaaatgaaaagggaaaattgtgcataaataaataaatatatacatttaaaaataaatgtaaaataaaacaaataaataaatttaaaaaataataaaaagaaatacacaaagaaataaaagggaaaattaaatagaagagtaaataaataagggagataagacagagataaataaataaaaaagcaaattaaaacagaaatatcaatttatgtcatatttgatcaattaattaatggctacatttatttttaatattatttttgctttatctgatgacatattaatttatttattgagtcatttaattatttattcatttatatttttattttggcaggttccatcctccatacttGCAGCAGTTTTTGCAGAACAGCGGTCATAAATCAAACCTATATATAGGTTTTACACATATAAgttaataaactaaataaactaaaacatatTTCAAGAGCTGGAAAACAAATTTCATAATGGATTTTTAAGAATTCACCAACTTACGAAGCGAGGTGAATATATTTGTCTATTGAATAATGACTGAAAAGTGGGAGGTAACGTTAGACTACAAATACATGCTTCTTAGTAAAGACATTTCTAGCTCCCCTCTGCTGTATCCTATTGGTCTAATTTTGTTGATAACTTAAACTGGGGAAATATTTGGAATCTTTCATACAAATATCTTCTTACCAATAAAATAATGGAagtttcttttaaaatgttacatAGATATTATCTTACAAGTCATTATCttcttaaatttaaaaaaagacatttgtgttGACTGCTCTTTTTGTGAAATGTCTCTCGAAACGTCCAGACACCAACAAATTTTTGGAAAGATGTGTCTTATTATGCTACTGTTTATATTGACTCTGATTTTTTGTTGTACTGGCATAATGTACTGTTTGGTTTctacaataataatgattaaaaactaatgtaaagaattatatataataaatctgATAATTTTAACAAAATTGTATATTCATTAATCCAAATTAAGCCACTCTAAACTGTTATTTataagattttaaaaataaaccaaacagTACATTAGAATCATTTCAACTAAAACAAATAAGAAAGCTGTGAAAACAATTTATTTGTACTCTTTgcttaatatttttatttaaaatattcccCCTGACTCTGACATTGTTTGTCTGTATTAATGGCTCATTTGTtgtatgtgttttgtttgtatgcGCACTATATTTGCAATAAAGaattgctatatatatatatatatatatatatatatatatatatgtatatatactggaaaaacaaagttcagaaacttgtgtttggtggattatttctctgttgttacaatgctaatggtcattgtattttacattgttggaaagcctgtttatttaccttcgcaatgatgtccaacttttaaggatcatgcatttgtgggatgagcagcacagctgattatgtggggagagcccaagaacaatttgccaaaatgctctgccaatggtaaacagtgtattctcataaggctaccaggaagcctgcaatgactacccttcaccgtcaggcccgtttgcgctggtgtcgacaacacagacaatggaacctgaacatgtgggggaatgtcatgttcagtgatgagaccaggttctgtctgcgaaagttggatggcagggtcaaagtatggagacgacgcggagaatgctatgctgattgttgcaccgatgaagtaagagcttttggtgggggcagtgtcatggtgtggggcgacatctccctcactggcaaaacaaggcttgtcatcattgaagaccatctcaatgcagtgagatatcaggatgagattctgcagccagtggcgaacccatatctccacaatctgggacctaacttcatcctccaagatgacaacgctcgcccccacagagccagggttatcacagactacctccacaatgtgggagtagagagaatggaacggcctgccaagagtccacacctcaacccaattcaatccttgtgggatcagcttgggagtgctgtacgtgttagagtgaccaacacaacctcgttggctgacctgcagtgaatcctggttgaggaatggaacgccatcccacagcaacgtgtgaccaggttggtgaccagcatgaggaggaggtgccaggctgttgtggctgcgtatggatcttccaccgctactgaggctcctgacggtgtattaaatgaataaagtgtaaaatagccaatatgtcttgtttgttccttgttactgatagagagttcaatcatccaccaaacaactcaaaacaagagtcaataccaacaggagaatacactgtttaccattggcagagcattttggcaaatttttcttgggcgctccccacataatcagctgtgctgctcatcccacaaatctatgatccttacaagttggacatcattgcgaaggtaaataaacaggctttccaacgatgtaaaatacaatgaccattagcattgtaacaacagagaaataatcgaccaaaaacaagtttccgaactttgtttttccagtttatatatatatatatatatatatatatatatatatgtatatattcacatatatacacgtatatacacatatatacacatatttatatatacacacatatatatatatatacacacgtgtatacatatatatacatacatacatacatgtatatacacatatatatatatatacacacatatatacatatatatacacatatatacataaatatatatgctTTTTAGTTAACTGGATtgtgccaaaatgaacactgaggGCAAAATATCTTAATAGTATACTTAgttttcaaatatatatttttagtgtCATGAATTTTTGTGTTGTATACATTTATACCTTGAACTAGGTAATTACGGGACATATTTGTGATTTAATCTCCCATATGTGCTGTGTAAATGTAGAGTAACTTGTATTTAGCTGGCTGGTGTTGTTGCAGTGAGTGCAGTCAGACCCACCTGACCAGATCCAGACAGTACTTCTCATTGAGTTGTGAGTCTCCTGTCGCGCTGGTCGCCGCTCTCACACTCTGAATATCAGCCGCTCTCTGGATACTAACACTGCTGGGTGAAACCTGTCTGTGAAGAGCGTGATACAGCGACGTTTTACTGCTTAATAGTCCATGTTTAGCATGTTTAGCACTGATACCTGCTGCCATGTTCCCCTTCAACTCTCAACCTTGtgtcacatttaaaacattCCCCCGGCCAGCCAGCCGACACCGGCGGGGTTTAAATTctgctttttatattattattattattaaaagagcTGCTGAAATATCTGCCGATGAATTTTAAATCATCAATTGTCATAAATATGCCCGAAAACTATCATACAAAATGACAACAACCGTATATTTGTTAGATATGATGTTATAATCGCACAAAAAACATCAGTTCCGGGACATGGTCGTTGGACGTGACGTAACCGGAAATTGAAGGACGCTGCCGCCAAAATAAGAGCAGCAAATAATCTACTGGCAACTCACACGGATCTGAATTGgtgcattttttattaatttttttaataaacaggctttctaacgatgtaaaatacaatgccaattagcattgtaacaacagagaaataattg is a window of Sebastes umbrosus isolate fSebUmb1 chromosome 11, fSebUmb1.pri, whole genome shotgun sequence DNA encoding:
- the ndufaf6 gene encoding NADH dehydrogenase (ubiquinone) complex I, assembly factor 6 isoform X2; protein product: MWSWHRQVKDSVSQKTIGLMRMQFWKTAIEEIYRDDPPNQPISAELWRVVRKHYLTKRWLLRIITEREKDLDDRAYRNLQELEKYSENTQSSLLYLLLECLGLKNVHADHAASHIGKAQGIVTCLRATPYHSSRRKVYLPMDICMLHGASQEDFIRGSREQNVRDVTYDIASQAHVHLQHARSFSSNVPAAANLAFLQTVVLEDYLQRVRRANFDVFHPSLKNRNPLLPIQLYLRSWKKTY
- the ndufaf6 gene encoding NADH dehydrogenase (ubiquinone) complex I, assembly factor 6 isoform X1 produces the protein MAAGISAKHAKHGLLSSKTSLYHALHRQVSPSSVSIQRAADIQSVRAATSATGDSQLNEKYCLDLVRSRDYDGFVSSLLLPEEARRSSLALRAFNVELAQVKDSVSQKTIGLMRMQFWKTAIEEIYRDDPPNQPISAELWRVVRKHYLTKRWLLRIITEREKDLDDRAYRNLQELEKYSENTQSSLLYLLLECLGLKNVHADHAASHIGKAQGIVTCLRATPYHSSRRKVYLPMDICMLHGASQEDFIRGSREQNVRDVTYDIASQAHVHLQHARSFSSNVPAAANLAFLQTVVLEDYLQRVRRANFDVFHPSLKNRNPLLPIQLYLRSWKKTY